Proteins encoded within one genomic window of Bos indicus isolate NIAB-ARS_2022 breed Sahiwal x Tharparkar chromosome 23, NIAB-ARS_B.indTharparkar_mat_pri_1.0, whole genome shotgun sequence:
- the LOC109576700 gene encoding olfactory receptor 2G3-like, with translation MKGTNASTLAGFTLLGFSDQPHLEMVLLLVVSIIYILTLMGNTAIILVSYFNPKLHTPMYFFLSNLSFLDLCFTTSVVPQMLWNLKGPDKTISYTGCVIQLYVALGLGSTECVLLTIMAYDRFNAICRPLHYAVIMHPKLLQQLAALAWISGFVESTVQTILVFQLPLCSHHMVDDFMCEEPALIKIACVNTTFLENELSIACVLYVVIPLGLILVSYGCIVRSVLKIKSTEGRRKAFGTCGSHLIVVVLFFGTLASIYIQPKSKYTQNYSKFLTLFYTVVTPSLNPLIYTLRNKEAKWALRRLLGRDPS, from the coding sequence ATGAAAGGAACAAATGCTAGCACTCTGGCAGGTTTCACCCTACTGGGCTTTTCTGACCAGCCCCACCTGGAGATGGTTCTCCTTCTTGTCGTCTCTATCATATACATTCTGACACTGATGGGGAACACAGCGATCATACTGGTCTCATACTTTAACCCCAAActccacacacccatgtatttcttcctctccAATCTCTCCTTCCTGGACCTCTGTTTCACCACCAGTGTTGTCCCACAAATGCTTTGGAATCTCAAGGGGCCTGACAAGACCATTAGCTACACTGGCTGTGTGATCCAGCTGTACGTTGCTTTGGGGCTGGGCTCCACGGAGTGTGTCCTGCTGACTATtatggcctatgaccgcttcaATGCCATCTGTCGACCCCTCCACTATGCAGTGATCATGCACCCAAAGCTCCTCCAGCAACTAGCAGCTCTGGCCTGGATCAGTGGCTTTGTGGAGTCCACGGTTCAGACTATCCTTGTTTTCCAATTGCCTCTCTGCAGCCATCACATGGTGGATGACTTCATGTGTGAGGAGCCTGCCCTGATTAAGATTGCCTGTGTGAACACGACCTTCCTGGAAAATGAGCTCTCCATAGCTTGTGTCCTCTATGTGGTGATACCTCTGGGGCTTATTCTGGTCTCCTACGGCTGCATTGTTAGGAGTGTGCTGAAGATAAAAtccactgaaggcaggaggaaagcatTTGGGACTTGTGGGTCCCACCTAAttgttgtagttttgttttttgggactCTAGCTTCAATTTACATTCAACCCAAGAGCAAATACACACAGAATTACAGCAAATTCCTCACCCTCTTCTACACTGTAGTGACACCCTCACTTAATCCTTTGATCTACACCTTGAGAAACAAAGAAGCTAAGTGGGCACTAAGAAGGTTGCTGGGAAGAGACCCAAGTTAG